A stretch of Ranitomeya variabilis isolate aRanVar5 chromosome 3, aRanVar5.hap1, whole genome shotgun sequence DNA encodes these proteins:
- the LOC143817462 gene encoding uncharacterized protein LOC143817462, with translation MEEWEYLEGHKDLYKDVMMENHQPHTTPDGSSPRNPPERSPSPLYSQDRPEEKQNVLLDHQENQGEITNELEKSISGLISDEKQSRSSHGHLFLSPSIEVEDNQSHIGKNSTGNRLGKILSCFECGKSFNHKSYFKKHIRTHTGEKPYSCSECGKCFIVKDHLETHQKTHQVEKPFSCSECGKCFYHKSYFTKHQRTHTKEKPFLC, from the exons atggaggagtgggagtatttagaaggacacaaggatctatacaaggacgtcatgatggagaatCACCAGCCACACACAACTCCAG ATGGGTCCAGTCcgagaaatccaccagagagaagTCCCAGTCCTCTATATTCCCAGGATCGTCCAGAGGAGAAGCAGAATGTCCTCCTGGATCATCAG GAAAATCAAGGTGAAATAACGAATGAACTCGAAAAATCCATATCAGGATTAATAAGTG atgaaAAACAGAGCAGAAGCTCCCATGGACACCTCTTTTTATCTCCCTCTATTGAAGTGGAAGATAATCAATCCCATATAGGGAAAAATAGCACTGGAAATAGACTGGGTAAAATTTTGTCATGTTTTGAATGTGGGAAATCCTTTAATCACAAGTCATATTTTAAGAAACAtataagaacccacacaggggagaagccgtattcatgttctgaatgtgggaaatgctttatcgTTAAAGATCATCTGGAGACTCATCAGAAAACTCACCAagtagagaagccattttcatgttctgaatgtgggaaatgtttttatcaCAAGTCATATTTTACgaaacatcaaagaactcacacaaagGAGAAGCCGTTTTTGTGttaa